In one window of Solanum pennellii chromosome 2, SPENNV200 DNA:
- the LOC107010608 gene encoding berberine bridge enzyme-like 28, producing MTKLTIFVFLSILFSSSSYSWPNKTHINDFLQCLSHKIKNSNSISQVIHTPKNSSYSNLFNSFFSDNQRITSNFKPSIIFTPTKESQIKAAIHCSKIHDLKIRIRSGGHDHEGLSYTSDTPFFIIDLRNLRSISIDTRKKTAWVQAGATIGELYYRIAERSKKLAFPAGVCPNVGAGGHFSGGGYGMLARKFGTAADNIIDAKLIDANGLIQDRESMGEDHFWAIRGGGGTSFGLIISWKVKLLDIPEKVTVFNVTRTLEQNATHLVYKWQHIADKVDDNLLLRLFLRSNISSPFKRGQRSIHAIFFTLFVGGVDELLREMQNIFPELELRKEDCVEMSWIESVIFFYIGYPKGTTPDVLLNWNTTTKKRLYFKLKSDYVQHPISIKGLEGIWKLYNKLGENAGAELQFSPYGGRLSEISESETPFPHRGGNIFMIEYAVFWVKMENSKKSIDWSRKIYRYMGKYVSKSPRAAYFNYRDVDLGVNNINGNTSYEQARIWGVKYFKNNFDRLVKIKTKIDPTNFFRNEQSIPPLLS from the coding sequence ATGACTAAGTTAACAATCTTTGTTTTTCTCTCAATTTTgttttcatcatcatcatattcatGGCCCAATAAAACTCATATTAATGACTTTCTTCAATGCCTTtctcacaaaattaaaaactcAAACTCAATATCACAAGTCATACACACTCctaaaaattcatcatattccaACCTTTTTAACTCCTTTTTTTCAGATAATCAAAGGATAACATCCAACTTTAAACCATCAATCATTTTCACTCCTACCAAAGAATCTCAAATCAAGGCAGCTATACATTGCTCTAAGATACATGACCTAAAAATTAGAATTCGAAGCGGTGGACATGACCACGAGGGACTTTCATACACTTCGGACACCCCTTTTTTCATAATTGATCTTAGAAACCTTAGATCAATATCCATTGATACCCGAAAAAAGACTGCTTGGGTTCAAGCTGGCGCGACCATAGGGGAACTTTACTATAGAATCGCGgaaagaagtaaaaaattagCCTTTCCTGCTGGGGTTTGCCCTAATGTTGGTGCTGGTGGACACTTTAGTGGTGGAGGCTATGGTATGTTGGCAAGGAAATTCGGTACTGCTGCTGATAACATCATTGATGCAAAACTAATTGATGCTAATGGATTAATTCAGGATCGAGAATCAATGGGTGAGGATCACTTTTGGGCTATTAGAGGAGGTGGAGGGACTAGTTTTGGTCTCATTATCTCATGGAAGGTGAAATTACTTGATATTCCTGAAAAGGTAACTGTATTCAATGTGACACGAACGTTGGAACAAAATGCAACTCATCTAGTCTACAAATGGCAACATATCGCGGACAAAGTTGATGACAATCTCCTCCTCAGGCTCTTCCTGAGGAGCAATATTTCTTCTCCATTCAAGCGCGGACAAAGGAGTATCCACGCCATATTCTTTACCCTGTTTGTTGGAGGAGTAGATGAACTCCTCCGCGAAATGCAAAACATCTTCCCTGAACTAGAATTAAGGAAAGAAGATTGCGTTGAGATGAGTTGGATTGAATCAGTTATCTTCTTCTATATCGGTTACCCTAAGGGCACAACACCTGATGTGTTACTAAATTGGAATACCACAACTAAAAAACGTTtgtattttaaattgaaatcaGACTATGTGCAACACCCAATTTCTATAAAGGGTCTTGAAGGTATATGGAAACTATACAACAAATTGGGCGAAAACGCAGGCGCTGAATTACAGTTTAGTCCTTATGGAGGAAGGTTGAGTGAGATATCAGAATCTGAAACTCCTTTTCCTCATAGAGGTGGAAATATATTCATGATCGAGTACGCGGTTTTTTGGGTGAAGATGGAAAATTCTAAGAAAAGCATAGATTGGAGTCGAAAAATTTATCGATACATGGGTAAGTATGTATCAAAATCTCCTAGAGCAGCTTATTTCAACTATAGAGATGTTGATTTAGGAGTGAACAATATAAATGGAAACACAAGCTATGAACAAGCAAGAATTTGGGGAGTGAAATATTTTAAGAACAACTTTGATAGATTGGTCAAAATCAAGACAAAAATTGATCCAACAAATTTCTTTAGGAATGAACAAAGTATTCCTCCTCTATTATCTTAA